From the Nitrospira sp. genome, the window GTGTGTCGAGGGCAAGATGCGCGGCCTATCCCGCGATAAACGATTCAGACTTTGCCCAACTCCCGTTGCCCCTTCCACCCCTCGCCGAACAGCACCGCATCGTCGCCAAGGTCGATGAACTGATGGCAATCTGCGACAAGCTCGAAGCGCAGCTCACCACGACCCACACCGACAGCCGCCGCCTCCTCGAAGCCGTGCTGCACGAGGCGCTGGCTCCGGCGGTGGCGAGTTGAGGGGTACGCTGAGCGCCTGCTGGTTATTGTTGCAATGATGGTAAAGTTGCGGTACATGGACATAGGCTATGTTCGCGAGGGAGGTGAATCGTGAGACAGGTCATCATTTATCGTGGGGAGGATGACTATTGGGTGGCCGAGTGTCCAAGTCTGCCTGGCTGCTTAAGCCAAGGGAGGACCAAGGAGGATGCTGTAACAAACATCCGTGAGGCCATTCGTGGTTACGTTGCTGCGTTAGAGGAAGACAAGCTCGCCGTACCTGAAGAGCGCTTTGATGCGGTGCTGATAGCGGTATGAGCAAACTGCCGAGTATCTCGGGGCGAGCCTGTATTAAGGCGCTGGAGCGGGCGAGGTTCACAGTCCGGCGACAGGAAGGCAGCCATGTGATTCTTCGGCGCGATCAACCGTTCGGCCAACTCGTTGTCCCTGACCATAAAGAGCTGGACCGAGGGACGCTTCGTGCGATTATTCGTCAGGCCGATCTCACGGTGGAGGAGTTCCTTGGGTTGCTATAGGAAAACGCTTCTCGCGACCAGCGTTTCCTTTTCTTCTCGACCGATCCCGGCTTTTGTTCCAAATCTCGCTACCAGGCGTTTCTCAACATACTCTCTCTCCACAATTCGCCTCTAGCAAAAGGGTCGAACATCTTTGTCTGGTAAGCAACGCTCGATGTAGGACGCACCCCTACGCATCCGACTCAACTTGTGCGTCTCACCAGCCTCGCGTCTGTTCTGTTCATCCCCTCGCGCATCCGCTACAATGCAGGCATCGGGAACAACCGGCTACGCTGCGGCGGATCGTGAGAGAAACGAAAGGAGAAGCGATGCAGCGGGAGTATGAGCCACTGATGCAGGAGTTTCTTCGGTTGTTGCGGGAGGAATTCGGCGAGCGGGTGCGGTCTCTGCTGGTGTTCGGTTCGGTGGCGCGGGGAACCGCACGTCCGGACAGCGACGTGGATGTGTGCGTGGTCATCCGCGAGTTGCCGGTGAGCCGGTATCGGCGTCATCAGCTTTTAAGTCCGGTGTTGGAACGACTCCGACAGGGCGCCGCATACGAGGAACTGACTCGACGCGGGTATATGCCGGATATAGCGGCCATTCTCTACACCCCTGAAGAGTTTCAGAAGACCAAGCCGATCTTCCTGGATCTGGTGGAGGATGCGGTGGTGCTCCATGACGACGGGACCGTCAGGACAAAGCTGGATCAGCTCCGCGCGCGGATGAAGACGTTGGGCTCTCAAAAGATCGTTCTCGACGACGGCAGCTACTATTGGTTGTTGAAACCGGGGCTGCGGTTCGGCGAGGTGATCGAGTTATGACGAACCGCGAGTTCGGACGCGCCTAAATCGAGGATGCTCGCGTCATTCTCGCCGAAGCGGATGCGTCCCTGGAACGAGGCCACTTCCATCGCACCGTCAGAAAATGCCAGGAGTCCGTCGAAATGGCGCTGAAAGGGCTGCTGCGGGTGGCGGGGATTGAATACCCGAAAGCTCATCGGGTAGGCCGCGTGCTCGTAGAGTCGGCTGTGTCTCAGGTCGTTCCTGCAGAACGGCTTCGTGATATCGTGCGCATTGCTGATGAATTGGCCGATGCGCGAGAGGACGCCTTTTATGGGTCTGAGGAACAGTCTGCTGCGGAGCTGTTTTCCCGAGAGGATGCCGTCGATGCCCTTTCGAACGCCAGAGCGGTCGAGACCTTTGTTGCGGATTTGCTTCAGCGGTATGTTCGGCCATAACAGCCGCACTATCGACCACCTCCGTCACTGGTGGCGGGCCTTTCGTACTATTTTGATTTCAGCGGCGATGTCTGGAAGCAATCAGAATGGGTCAATGATGGTGCGCGAAGGTCTGTGTTTCGTGGTGGTGTCCGGTCAGCTTCCGAAGGTCGCAGTGGATGTCGTCGGGATCGCAGCACTCGGTTTCCAGTTGAATGGTCATGTGTTTGATGCCGAAATCCGTCGTGATCCGGTTTTGGATCAACTGTAGCAATTCCAGCGGGGTGCGATGATGTTCGATCATGACGTGGCTGGTCAGCATAACCAGCCGGGGCTCGACCGCCCAAATGTGCAGATCATGCACGTTCTTGACGCCGGGGATGGCTTCCATCGTGGCTGCGACATGGGATGCACTGATGCCCGGCGGTGTCGATTCCAATAAGACCTCCATCGATTCTTTGAAGATCGGCCAAGCTCCTCGGACGATCGCGCCCACCACCAGCAAGCTCACGAGCGGATCCAGGACCGTCCAACCTGTCAGGAAAATGGCCGCACCGCTGACAATGACGCCGAGCGACACCCAGGCGTCTCCGACCATGTGCCAGAATGCGCTCCGAATGTTCAGATCGTCTTCCGCTCCGTGCTGGAGCAGCAGAGCAATCCCAAGATTGGCCACGAAACTGACGGCTGCGACAGCCATCACCCATTCACCGTCGATGGGAACCGGTTGCAGGAGTCTTTTTACGCCGACGAGCGCGATGCCGCATGCAGTCAACAGGAGGATGAAACTGTTGAGAAACGCCGCGATGATGCCGGCGCGATGGTAACCAAAAGTCCGAGTTTCCGATGCTGGCCGGGCGGTGAGGAGATAGGCATAGAGGGCGAGGAAGAGCGACCCTTGATCGACGAGGTTATGG encodes:
- a CDS encoding restriction endonuclease subunit S is translated as MSRARCAAYPAINDSDFAQLPLPLPPLAEQHRIVAKVDELMAICDKLEAQLTTTHTDSRRLLEAVLHEALAPAVAS
- a CDS encoding type II toxin-antitoxin system HicB family antitoxin codes for the protein MRQVIIYRGEDDYWVAECPSLPGCLSQGRTKEDAVTNIREAIRGYVAALEEDKLAVPEERFDAVLIAV
- a CDS encoding type II toxin-antitoxin system HicA family toxin; this encodes MSKLPSISGRACIKALERARFTVRRQEGSHVILRRDQPFGQLVVPDHKELDRGTLRAIIRQADLTVEEFLGLL
- a CDS encoding nucleotidyltransferase domain-containing protein, with amino-acid sequence MQREYEPLMQEFLRLLREEFGERVRSLLVFGSVARGTARPDSDVDVCVVIRELPVSRYRRHQLLSPVLERLRQGAAYEELTRRGYMPDIAAILYTPEEFQKTKPIFLDLVEDAVVLHDDGTVRTKLDQLRARMKTLGSQKIVLDDGSYYWLLKPGLRFGEVIEL
- a CDS encoding HEPN domain-containing protein encodes the protein MLAEADASLERGHFHRTVRKCQESVEMALKGLLRVAGIEYPKAHRVGRVLVESAVSQVVPAERLRDIVRIADELADAREDAFYGSEEQSAAELFSREDAVDALSNARAVETFVADLLQRYVRP
- a CDS encoding cation diffusion facilitator family transporter, producing MTASASYTHLRSRLQLALAINAVIIAAEFVGGWLLNSIGLMSDAGHNLVDQGSLFLALYAYLLTARPASETRTFGYHRAGIIAAFLNSFILLLTACGIALVGVKRLLQPVPIDGEWVMAVAAVSFVANLGIALLLQHGAEDDLNIRSAFWHMVGDAWVSLGVIVSGAAIFLTGWTVLDPLVSLLVVGAIVRGAWPIFKESMEVLLESTPPGISASHVAATMEAIPGVKNVHDLHIWAVEPRLVMLTSHVMIEHHRTPLELLQLIQNRITTDFGIKHMTIQLETECCDPDDIHCDLRKLTGHHHETQTFAHHH